The Lysobacter enzymogenes genome window below encodes:
- a CDS encoding N-acetylmuramoyl-L-alanine amidase: protein MGLALLAALAWNLAHASEIKGLELSNGATGTRAEIVLDGAGQYKVISLKGPDRLVVDLPASSLGKGVKLPAGSGIVKSVRSGEPQPGTARIVFDLAQPVAVLKPRIEQGPGGPRLVLEWPGDGSEPAAAIAAAPKAPEPKPAAPAAALASAPAAAAAFQNVAAQAPSNAGAEPADPAIASNAATSRLIAELAARNGAGAPAAAAHSAPAGQPPGAAPAVAAAAPPSGAQQAANQAVFEQAAQAPVPTTVATGVPTRIATGVPTRIATGVPTPMPGSAAANALANNNPAAAAAPPAAEPAPPAGAVKTLKDVMRGRGMRPLIIAIDPGHGGQDPGAIGQGGKREKDVTLAIGRELARQINATPGLKAYMTRDTDVFIPLPRRAQLARQAKADMFVSIHADAAENRSARGSSVYVLSLKGATSQRARWLADKENASDLIGGVRLQQTDNTLASVLLDLTQSGHMKASEDAASHVLEGLRDVGNNHKPHVEKANFAVLRTSDMPAMLVETNFISNPEEERRLTDPAHQRALARAVLGGINNYFTRQPPPGSLYAARAEAQQAAPQQGGGFGGSP, encoded by the coding sequence ATGGGCCTGGCGCTCTTGGCAGCGCTGGCCTGGAATCTCGCTCATGCCAGCGAAATCAAGGGCTTGGAGCTCAGCAACGGGGCCACCGGCACCCGCGCCGAGATCGTTCTCGACGGCGCCGGCCAATACAAAGTCATCAGCCTCAAGGGCCCCGACCGCCTCGTGGTCGATCTGCCGGCCTCGAGCCTCGGCAAGGGCGTCAAGCTTCCGGCCGGTTCCGGCATCGTCAAATCCGTGCGCAGCGGCGAGCCGCAGCCCGGCACCGCACGCATCGTGTTCGATCTGGCCCAGCCGGTGGCGGTGCTCAAGCCGCGCATCGAGCAGGGCCCGGGCGGCCCGCGTCTGGTCCTGGAGTGGCCGGGCGACGGCAGCGAACCGGCGGCCGCGATCGCTGCGGCGCCGAAGGCGCCCGAACCCAAGCCGGCCGCGCCCGCGGCTGCGCTGGCGTCCGCGCCGGCTGCGGCTGCCGCGTTCCAGAACGTCGCCGCGCAGGCCCCGTCCAACGCCGGCGCCGAGCCGGCCGACCCGGCGATCGCCTCCAACGCCGCCACCAGCCGCCTGATCGCCGAACTCGCCGCGCGCAACGGCGCCGGCGCGCCTGCGGCGGCCGCGCATTCCGCGCCGGCGGGCCAGCCGCCGGGCGCCGCCCCGGCCGTGGCCGCCGCCGCGCCGCCGTCCGGCGCGCAGCAGGCCGCCAACCAAGCCGTGTTCGAACAAGCCGCGCAGGCGCCGGTGCCGACCACCGTCGCGACCGGCGTTCCGACCCGCATCGCTACGGGCGTTCCCACCCGCATCGCCACCGGCGTGCCGACGCCGATGCCGGGCTCGGCCGCCGCCAATGCGCTCGCCAACAACAACCCGGCCGCCGCCGCCGCGCCGCCGGCCGCCGAGCCCGCGCCGCCGGCCGGCGCGGTCAAGACGCTCAAGGACGTGATGCGCGGCCGCGGCATGCGCCCGCTGATCATCGCCATCGATCCCGGCCACGGCGGCCAGGACCCGGGCGCGATCGGCCAGGGCGGCAAGCGCGAAAAAGACGTGACCCTGGCGATCGGCCGCGAGCTGGCGCGCCAGATCAATGCCACGCCGGGCCTGAAGGCCTACATGACCCGCGATACCGACGTGTTCATCCCGCTGCCGCGGCGCGCCCAGCTGGCGCGCCAGGCCAAGGCCGACATGTTCGTCTCGATCCACGCCGACGCCGCGGAAAACCGCAGCGCGCGCGGCTCCTCGGTGTACGTGCTGTCGCTCAAGGGCGCGACCTCGCAGCGCGCGCGCTGGCTGGCGGACAAGGAAAACGCGTCCGACCTGATCGGCGGCGTGCGCCTGCAGCAGACCGACAACACCCTGGCTTCGGTGCTGCTCGACCTGACCCAGAGCGGCCACATGAAGGCGTCCGAAGACGCCGCCTCGCACGTGCTCGAAGGCCTGCGCGACGTCGGCAACAACCATAAGCCGCACGTGGAAAAGGCCAACTTCGCGGTGCTGCGCACCTCGGACATGCCGGCGATGCTGGTCGAGACCAACTTCATCTCCAATCCGGAAGAAGAGCGGCGCCTGACCGATCCCGCGCACCAGCGCGCGCTGGCCCGCGCCGTGCTCGGCGGGATCAACAACTACTTCACCCGCCAGCCGCCGCCGGGCTCGCTGTACGCCGCGCGCGCCGAGGCCCAGCAGGCCGCGCCGCAGCAGGGCGGCGGTTTCGGCGGCAGTCCCTGA
- the tsaE gene encoding tRNA (adenosine(37)-N6)-threonylcarbamoyltransferase complex ATPase subunit type 1 TsaE: MSSATASELNLHLADADATDALGAALAAARAGAAAPVLYAHLHGDLGAGKSTLARALLRALGVQGAIRSPTYTLVERYPLSDGGEAWHLDLYRIGDAGELEFLGLDGGEATLWLIEWPERGRGWLPAADLRIDLAVDGAGRSARVSAASAAGRAWLAAVAQSRDTGAFAADS, translated from the coding sequence ATGAGTTCCGCGACCGCTTCCGAATTGAACCTGCATCTGGCCGACGCCGACGCCACCGACGCGCTCGGCGCGGCGCTTGCGGCCGCGCGCGCCGGCGCCGCCGCGCCGGTGCTGTACGCGCATCTGCACGGCGACCTCGGCGCCGGCAAGTCGACGCTGGCGCGCGCGCTGCTGCGCGCGCTCGGCGTGCAGGGCGCGATCCGCAGCCCGACCTACACCCTGGTCGAGCGCTATCCCTTGAGCGACGGCGGCGAAGCCTGGCACCTGGACCTGTACCGCATCGGCGACGCCGGCGAGCTGGAGTTCCTCGGCCTGGACGGCGGCGAGGCCACGCTATGGTTGATCGAATGGCCCGAACGCGGCCGCGGCTGGCTGCCGGCGGCCGATCTGCGCATCGACCTGGCCGTGGACGGGGCGGGCCGCAGCGCCCGCGTGTCGGCGGCCAGCGCGGCCGGCCGGGCGTGGCTGGCAGCGGTCGCTCAAAGCCGTGATACAGGGGCGTTTGCGGCCGACTCCTGA